From one Streptomyces sp. ICC1 genomic stretch:
- a CDS encoding SDR family oxidoreductase, with the protein MTDKAYEDTRGGADSGKVALITGASRGIGYGIAEALVARGDRLCITGRNEEALKEAVERLGADRVIGVAGKAHDEAHQAVAVERTMEAFGRVDFLINNAGTNPVFGPIADLDLGVARKVFETNVISALGFAQRTWHAWQKENGGAIVNIASIAGVSASPFIGAYGMSKAAMVNLTLQLAHEMAPGVRVNAIAPAVVKTKFAAALYEGREQEAAAAYPLGRLGLPQDIGGAAAFLTSAQAEWITGQTLVVDGGMFLNAGVH; encoded by the coding sequence ATGACCGACAAGGCGTACGAGGACACGCGCGGCGGCGCGGACAGCGGCAAGGTCGCGCTGATCACCGGGGCGAGCCGGGGCATCGGCTACGGCATCGCCGAGGCGCTGGTGGCGCGCGGCGACCGGCTCTGCATCACCGGGCGCAACGAGGAGGCCCTCAAGGAGGCCGTGGAGCGGCTCGGGGCGGACCGGGTGATCGGGGTCGCGGGCAAGGCGCACGACGAGGCCCACCAGGCCGTCGCCGTGGAGCGGACGATGGAGGCCTTCGGCCGCGTCGACTTCCTGATCAACAACGCGGGCACCAATCCGGTCTTCGGGCCGATCGCGGACCTGGACCTCGGGGTCGCCCGCAAGGTCTTCGAGACCAACGTCATCTCCGCGCTCGGCTTCGCCCAGCGCACCTGGCACGCCTGGCAGAAGGAGAACGGCGGGGCGATCGTGAACATCGCCTCGATCGCCGGCGTCTCGGCCTCGCCCTTCATCGGGGCGTACGGGATGAGCAAGGCGGCGATGGTCAACCTGACCCTCCAGCTCGCCCACGAGATGGCGCCGGGCGTCCGGGTCAACGCGATCGCGCCCGCCGTGGTCAAGACGAAGTTCGCGGCCGCGCTCTACGAGGGCCGGGAGCAGGAAGCCGCGGCGGCTTATCCGCTGGGCCGGCTCGGCCTCCCGCAGGACATCGGAGGGGCGGCGGCCTTTCTCACATCTGCACAAGCGGAATGGATCACCGGGCAAACTCTCGTGGTCGACGGGGGAATGTTCCTCAATGCCGGAGTCCACTGA
- a CDS encoding DUF3037 domain-containing protein, whose product MTKRDVFEYALVRVVPRMERGECFNAGVIVYCRAHSYVAARIHLDEAKLLALDPQADVAGVRAALRGVEGVCGGGERAGQAAGDDAGRRFRWLIAPRSTVVQPGPVHTGLTADPAAEVERLLDLLVR is encoded by the coding sequence GTGACCAAGCGGGACGTGTTCGAGTACGCGCTGGTGCGTGTGGTGCCCCGGATGGAGCGCGGCGAGTGCTTCAACGCCGGCGTGATCGTCTACTGCCGGGCGCATTCGTACGTCGCCGCGCGCATCCACCTCGACGAGGCCAAGCTCCTCGCCCTGGACCCGCAGGCGGACGTGGCCGGGGTGCGGGCCGCCCTGCGCGGGGTCGAGGGAGTGTGCGGCGGGGGAGAGCGGGCGGGCCAGGCGGCCGGCGACGACGCGGGTCGGCGCTTCCGGTGGCTGATCGCACCGCGCAGCACGGTCGTGCAGCCCGGTCCGGTGCACACCGGACTGACGGCCGACCCCGCGGCCGAGGTGGAGCGGCTGCTGGACCTCCTCGTGCGCTGA
- a CDS encoding ABC transporter substrate-binding protein produces the protein MFNRTRCLQITAALASISLLSGCGLFSDDGGDGGQRIVVGTTSAPTTLDPAAAWDGSWELYRNVYQTLLAFPTGATKPQPDAAQSCEFTDSGNESYRCVLKKGLKFSNGETLDAKAVKHSLDRIKTIDAPAGPKALFGSLDKIETPDALTVVFHLNTPDATFPFVLGSPAASLVAPKEYPANKLREGSGVTGSGPYTLESYKEGGEAVLNRNGVYTGFANRRNNGVTIRYFADSKKMIAALKSKEIDATYRGLSAPEIKDLQTPESHNAGVQVVENVGAEIRYLVFNPRDPQAAKAPVRQAIAQIVDRGALVSKVYQGTAEPLYSMVPKGVVGHKTPFYDTYGQVDVAKAKKILKDGGVATPVEMTFWYTTDRYGASTADEFTELKRQLDESGLFKITLRGQPWKVFQEGYKKGEYPVFGRGWFPDFPDPDNFIAPFVGKDNAVGTPYEANEILNVILPKSRRESDRSAGIHEFEKAQQIFADDVRLLPLWQGKLYVAARDDIAGAERALDPQTVMQVWELYRKTSW, from the coding sequence GTGTTCAACCGGACCAGATGCCTGCAGATCACTGCGGCCCTTGCGTCCATATCCCTGCTCTCCGGATGCGGCCTGTTCTCGGACGACGGCGGCGACGGCGGACAGCGGATTGTCGTCGGAACGACGAGCGCACCCACCACCCTCGATCCGGCGGCGGCCTGGGACGGTTCCTGGGAGCTCTACCGGAACGTCTACCAGACCCTGCTCGCCTTCCCCACGGGTGCCACCAAGCCCCAGCCGGACGCGGCCCAGAGCTGCGAGTTCACGGATTCCGGGAACGAGTCGTACCGCTGCGTGCTCAAGAAGGGCCTGAAGTTCTCCAACGGGGAGACGCTCGACGCCAAGGCCGTCAAGCACTCCCTCGACCGGATCAAGACCATCGACGCCCCGGCCGGCCCCAAGGCCCTCTTCGGCAGCCTGGACAAGATCGAGACGCCGGACGCGCTGACGGTGGTCTTCCACCTGAACACCCCCGATGCCACCTTCCCCTTTGTGCTCGGCTCGCCGGCCGCCTCGCTGGTCGCGCCGAAGGAGTACCCGGCCAACAAGCTGCGCGAAGGCTCCGGGGTCACCGGCTCCGGCCCGTACACCCTCGAGTCCTACAAAGAGGGCGGCGAGGCGGTCCTGAACCGCAACGGCGTCTACACCGGCTTCGCCAACCGCCGCAACAACGGCGTGACCATCCGGTACTTCGCGGACTCCAAGAAGATGATCGCGGCGCTCAAGTCCAAGGAGATCGACGCGACGTACCGAGGCCTGTCCGCCCCGGAGATCAAGGACCTGCAGACCCCCGAATCGCACAACGCGGGCGTCCAGGTCGTCGAGAACGTCGGCGCCGAGATCCGCTACCTGGTCTTCAACCCCAGGGACCCGCAGGCCGCCAAGGCCCCGGTGCGCCAGGCGATCGCCCAGATCGTCGACCGCGGGGCGCTCGTCTCCAAGGTCTACCAGGGCACCGCCGAGCCGTTGTACTCGATGGTCCCCAAGGGGGTCGTGGGCCACAAGACGCCCTTCTACGACACCTACGGCCAGGTCGACGTCGCCAAGGCGAAGAAGATCCTCAAGGACGGCGGGGTCGCCACGCCGGTCGAGATGACCTTCTGGTACACCACCGACCGCTACGGCGCCTCCACCGCCGACGAGTTCACCGAGCTCAAGCGCCAGCTGGACGAGAGCGGCCTGTTCAAGATCACCCTGCGCGGCCAGCCCTGGAAGGTCTTCCAGGAGGGCTACAAGAAGGGCGAGTACCCGGTCTTCGGCCGAGGCTGGTTCCCCGACTTCCCGGACCCGGACAACTTCATCGCCCCGTTCGTCGGCAAGGACAACGCCGTCGGAACGCCGTACGAGGCCAACGAGATCCTGAACGTCATCCTGCCCAAGTCCCGCCGCGAGAGCGACCGGTCGGCCGGCATCCACGAGTTCGAGAAGGCCCAGCAGATCTTCGCCGACGACGTCCGGCTGCTTCCGCTGTGGCAGGGCAAGCTGTACGTCGCCGCCCGCGACGACATCGCGGGTGCCGAGCGCGCCCTCGACCCGCAGACCGTCATGCAGGTCTGGGAGCTGTACCGCAAGACCAGCTGGTAG
- a CDS encoding HipA family kinase produces the protein MLSEVIATRYVTPLREGGSLPGLVEADDLGTYVMKFTGAGQGRKTLVAEVICGRLAQRLGLRVPRLVQMQLDPVIGLGEPDQEVQELLKASGGLNLGMDYLPGSIGFDPLAYQVDPAEAGRVVWFDALINNVDRSWRNPNMLVWHGDAWLIDHGATMIWHHNWPTAASAAAKPYNASDHVLAPFGPDIAAAAAELAPLVTEELLTEVAADVPDEWLVDEPGFDSTDALRRAYVEALLPRAATIHERITTEAEVKVRTGPPGWLADRLDPRPRKKSDSE, from the coding sequence ATGCTGTCCGAAGTGATCGCGACCCGCTACGTCACGCCCTTGCGTGAGGGCGGCTCGCTCCCGGGGCTCGTCGAGGCCGACGACCTCGGGACCTACGTCATGAAATTCACCGGAGCCGGCCAGGGCCGCAAGACCCTGGTCGCCGAAGTCATCTGCGGCCGGCTGGCCCAGCGGCTGGGCCTGCGCGTCCCGCGGCTGGTGCAGATGCAGCTCGACCCCGTCATCGGGCTCGGCGAGCCCGACCAGGAGGTCCAGGAGCTGCTCAAGGCCAGCGGCGGGCTGAACCTCGGGATGGACTACCTCCCCGGCTCGATCGGCTTCGACCCCCTCGCGTACCAGGTGGACCCCGCGGAGGCGGGGCGCGTGGTCTGGTTCGACGCCCTGATCAACAACGTCGACCGGTCCTGGCGCAACCCGAACATGCTGGTCTGGCACGGGGACGCGTGGCTCATCGACCACGGCGCCACCATGATCTGGCACCACAACTGGCCCACCGCCGCGAGCGCCGCCGCCAAGCCGTACAACGCCTCGGACCACGTCCTGGCCCCGTTCGGCCCGGACATCGCCGCGGCGGCGGCCGAGCTGGCGCCGCTGGTGACCGAGGAACTGCTCACCGAGGTCGCGGCCGACGTGCCCGACGAGTGGCTCGTCGACGAGCCCGGCTTCGACTCCACCGACGCGCTGCGCCGCGCCTATGTGGAGGCCCTGCTGCCGCGCGCGGCCACGATCCACGAGAGGATCACGACGGAGGCCGAGGTGAAGGTCCGGACGGGTCCGCCCGGCTGGCTCGCCGACCGCCTCGACCCCCGGCCCCGGAAGAAGAGCGACAGCGAGTGA
- a CDS encoding ABC transporter ATP-binding protein translates to MPEQGAARDRAFLSVRDLKVHFPTDDGLVKSVDGLSFDLERGKTLGIVGESGSGKSVTSLAIMGLHRTGHVRNRPEISGEVVLDGEDLIQADADHVRTLRGRKMAMVFQDPLSAMHPYYSVGKQIIEAYRTHHDVDKKTARKRAVEMLDRVGIPEPQQRVDSYPHEFSGGMRQRAMIAMSLVNNPELLIADEPTTALDVTVQAQILDLIRDLQKEFGSAVIMITHDLGVVAEMADDILVMYGGRCVERGSAEKIFYEPRHPYTWGLLGSMPRIDRDQTERLIPVKGSPPSLINIPSGCAFHPRCPYADLPKGGITRTQRPELALVEGSADGDGRHWAACHLSPEQRNRIWTEEIAPKL, encoded by the coding sequence GTGCCCGAGCAGGGCGCGGCGCGGGACCGGGCCTTCCTCTCGGTGCGCGACCTCAAGGTGCACTTCCCGACCGACGACGGCCTGGTCAAGTCCGTCGACGGGCTCTCCTTCGACCTGGAGCGCGGCAAGACCCTCGGCATCGTCGGCGAGTCCGGCTCCGGCAAGTCGGTCACCTCGCTGGCCATCATGGGCCTGCACCGCACCGGCCACGTCCGCAACCGGCCGGAGATCTCCGGCGAGGTCGTGCTCGACGGCGAGGACCTGATCCAGGCCGACGCGGACCACGTCCGCACCCTGCGCGGGCGCAAGATGGCGATGGTCTTCCAGGACCCGCTCTCCGCGATGCACCCGTACTACTCGGTCGGCAAGCAGATCATCGAGGCCTACCGGACCCACCACGACGTCGACAAGAAGACCGCGCGCAAGCGGGCGGTCGAGATGCTCGACCGCGTCGGCATCCCGGAGCCGCAGCAGCGCGTGGACTCGTACCCGCACGAGTTCTCCGGCGGCATGCGCCAGCGCGCGATGATCGCGATGTCGCTGGTCAACAACCCCGAACTGCTCATCGCCGACGAGCCCACGACCGCCCTGGACGTCACCGTCCAGGCGCAGATCCTGGACCTCATCCGCGATCTGCAGAAGGAGTTCGGCTCCGCGGTCATCATGATCACGCACGACCTCGGCGTGGTCGCCGAGATGGCCGACGACATCCTCGTGATGTACGGCGGCCGGTGCGTCGAGCGCGGCAGCGCCGAGAAGATCTTCTACGAGCCCCGGCACCCCTACACCTGGGGCCTGCTCGGCTCGATGCCCCGCATCGACCGCGACCAGACCGAGCGCCTCATCCCGGTCAAGGGCTCGCCGCCCAGCCTCATAAACATCCCGAGCGGCTGTGCCTTCCACCCCCGCTGCCCGTACGCCGACCTCCCCAAGGGCGGCATCACCCGTACCCAGCGGCCCGAACTGGCGCTGGTCGAGGGATCGGCGGACGGTGACGGCCGGCACTGGGCCGCCTGCCACCTCTCCCCGGAGCAGCGGAACCGGATCTGGACCGAAGAGATTGCGCCGAAGCTGTGA
- a CDS encoding ABC transporter permease, whose amino-acid sequence MLVYLIRRLFNVAATLLVVSAVTFGIFFAVPKLTGSDPALMYAGRETNATALAGIRVKMGFDKPISEQYLIFMKGIFAGRDYDGGTEITHCAAPCFGYSFKTEVPVWDTMVDRMPVTLSLALGAAVIWVIAGVATGVISALRRRTMVDRTVMIGALAGVSLPIFFTGMVAPAVFVYSLGWLDVSNYRPLTEDPLAWLNSLILPWVTLAFLFAATYARITRATMLEVLGEDYIRTARAKGLKEGVVIRKHALRSTLTPIVTMFGLDLGGLLGGAVLTETTFNFQGLGTAAVGAIGAGDLPVIMGVTLLSALFVVLANLIVDLLYAVIDPRVRLT is encoded by the coding sequence GTGCTCGTCTACCTCATACGGCGACTTTTCAACGTCGCCGCAACGCTCTTGGTGGTCTCCGCGGTCACCTTCGGCATCTTCTTCGCGGTCCCGAAGCTGACCGGCAGCGACCCGGCGCTCATGTACGCCGGACGCGAGACCAACGCGACCGCCCTGGCGGGCATCCGGGTGAAGATGGGCTTCGACAAGCCCATCTCCGAGCAGTACCTGATCTTCATGAAGGGGATCTTCGCCGGCCGGGACTACGACGGCGGCACGGAGATCACGCACTGTGCGGCACCGTGCTTCGGCTACTCCTTCAAGACCGAGGTCCCCGTCTGGGACACCATGGTCGACCGCATGCCGGTCACCCTCTCGCTCGCCCTCGGGGCGGCCGTCATCTGGGTGATCGCGGGCGTGGCCACCGGTGTGATCTCGGCGCTCAGACGCCGCACCATGGTCGACCGCACCGTCATGATCGGTGCGCTCGCCGGAGTCTCGCTGCCGATCTTCTTCACCGGCATGGTGGCCCCCGCGGTCTTCGTCTACAGCCTCGGCTGGCTGGACGTCTCCAACTACAGACCGCTCACCGAGGATCCGCTGGCCTGGCTCAACTCCCTGATCCTGCCCTGGGTGACCCTGGCCTTCCTCTTCGCCGCCACCTACGCCCGCATCACCCGCGCCACGATGCTGGAGGTGCTCGGCGAGGACTACATCCGCACCGCCCGGGCCAAGGGGCTCAAGGAGGGCGTGGTCATCCGCAAGCACGCCCTGCGCTCCACCCTCACCCCGATCGTCACGATGTTCGGCCTCGACCTCGGCGGCCTCCTCGGCGGCGCGGTGCTCACCGAGACGACCTTCAACTTCCAGGGCCTGGGAACGGCCGCCGTCGGCGCGATCGGAGCGGGCGACCTTCCGGTGATCATGGGCGTCACGCTGCTCTCCGCGCTCTTCGTGGTGCTGGCCAACCTGATCGTGGACCTGCTGTACGCCGTCATCGACCCGCGCGTGAGGCTGACGTGA
- a CDS encoding pyridoxamine 5'-phosphate oxidase family protein encodes MDKGQRRGRRIMMTDGEVDLFLREQRTCRVATVSPDGRPHVGALWFAWDGTSLWLYSITRSRRWSELRKDPRISVVVDSGEAYDELRGVELSGSAVFVGEAPRTGEPCEELAEPERIFPVKNFGIPEMPHDGRHAWIRLTPESIVSWDFRKI; translated from the coding sequence GTGGACAAGGGGCAGCGGCGGGGCCGCCGCATCATGATGACCGACGGGGAAGTGGACCTCTTCCTGCGCGAGCAGCGCACCTGCCGGGTGGCCACGGTCTCCCCCGACGGGCGCCCGCACGTGGGCGCGCTCTGGTTCGCCTGGGACGGCACCTCGCTGTGGCTGTACTCGATCACCCGCAGCCGGCGCTGGTCCGAGCTGCGCAAGGACCCCCGGATATCGGTGGTCGTGGACTCGGGCGAGGCCTACGACGAGCTGCGCGGGGTGGAACTGTCCGGCAGCGCCGTCTTCGTCGGCGAGGCCCCGCGGACGGGCGAGCCGTGCGAGGAGCTGGCGGAGCCGGAGCGGATCTTCCCGGTCAAGAACTTCGGCATCCCGGAGATGCCGCACGACGGCCGGCACGCCTGGATCCGGCTGACCCCGGAGTCGATCGTGTCCTGGGACTTCCGCAAGATCTAG
- the fabG gene encoding 3-oxoacyl-ACP reductase FabG: protein MSTTEQRVAIVTGAARGIGAATAVRLAAEGRAVAVLDLDEAACKDTVETITAAGGKAVAIGCDVSDAAQVEAAVERVASLLGAPTVLVNNAGVLRDNLLFKMSENDWDTVMNVHLRGAFLMSKACQKHMVEAKFGRIVNLSSSSALGNRGQANYSAAKAGLQGLTKTLAIELGKFGVTANAVAPGFIVTEMTAQTAARVGMGFEDFQAAAATQIPVQRVGRPDDVANAIAFFTGESAGFVSGQVMYVAGGPLN from the coding sequence ATGTCCACCACCGAGCAGCGCGTCGCGATCGTGACCGGGGCGGCCCGGGGCATCGGCGCGGCCACCGCCGTACGCCTGGCCGCCGAGGGCCGGGCGGTCGCCGTACTCGACCTGGACGAGGCGGCCTGCAAGGACACCGTGGAGACGATCACGGCGGCCGGCGGCAAGGCCGTGGCGATCGGCTGCGACGTCTCGGACGCCGCACAGGTGGAGGCGGCCGTCGAGCGCGTCGCGAGCCTGCTCGGCGCCCCGACCGTCCTGGTCAACAACGCGGGCGTGCTCCGGGACAACCTCCTCTTCAAGATGAGCGAGAACGACTGGGACACCGTCATGAACGTGCACCTGCGCGGCGCGTTCCTGATGTCGAAGGCCTGTCAGAAGCACATGGTCGAGGCCAAGTTCGGCCGCATCGTGAACCTCTCCAGCAGCTCCGCGCTGGGCAACCGCGGCCAGGCCAACTACTCGGCGGCCAAGGCTGGCCTGCAGGGCCTCACCAAGACGCTGGCCATCGAGCTGGGCAAGTTCGGCGTCACCGCGAACGCGGTCGCCCCCGGTTTCATCGTCACCGAGATGACCGCCCAGACGGCCGCTCGCGTGGGCATGGGCTTCGAGGACTTCCAGGCCGCGGCCGCCACCCAGATCCCGGTGCAGCGGGTCGGCCGCCCCGACGACGTGGCCAACGCCATCGCGTTCTTCACGGGCGAGTCCGCGGGCTTCGTATCCGGCCAGGTCATGTACGTGGCCGGCGGCCCGCTCAACTGA
- a CDS encoding uracil-DNA glycosylase codes for MLPESWLPVLGGELEQPYFKELTEFVEKERANGPVYPPREQVFAALEATDFDKVKVLVLGQDPYHGAGQGHGLCFSVQPGVKTPPSLRNIYKEMQSELGTPVPDNGYLMPWAEQGVLLLNAVLTVREAEPNSHKGKGWEKFTDAVIRAVAERPDPAVFVLWGAYAQKKLPLIDEERHAVVKGAHPSPLSAKKFFGSRPFTQINEAVAAQGHAPIDWRIPDLG; via the coding sequence ATGCTGCCCGAGTCCTGGCTCCCCGTCCTCGGCGGGGAGCTGGAGCAGCCCTACTTCAAAGAGCTCACCGAGTTCGTCGAGAAGGAGCGGGCGAACGGGCCGGTCTACCCGCCCCGCGAGCAGGTCTTCGCGGCGCTGGAGGCCACCGACTTCGACAAGGTGAAGGTGCTGGTCCTCGGCCAGGACCCGTACCACGGCGCCGGCCAGGGCCACGGCCTGTGCTTCTCGGTCCAGCCGGGCGTCAAGACCCCGCCCTCGCTGCGCAACATCTACAAGGAGATGCAGAGCGAGCTGGGCACCCCCGTCCCGGACAACGGCTATCTGATGCCGTGGGCCGAGCAGGGCGTGCTCCTGCTCAACGCGGTGCTCACCGTGCGGGAGGCCGAGCCCAACTCGCACAAGGGCAAGGGCTGGGAGAAGTTCACCGACGCGGTGATCCGCGCCGTCGCCGAGCGTCCCGACCCGGCCGTCTTCGTCCTGTGGGGGGCGTACGCGCAGAAGAAGCTCCCGCTGATCGACGAGGAGCGGCACGCGGTCGTCAAGGGAGCCCACCCCTCCCCGCTGTCGGCCAAGAAGTTCTTCGGCTCCCGGCCCTTCACGCAGATCAACGAGGCCGTCGCCGCCCAGGGCCATGCGCCGATCGACTGGCGCATTCCGGACCTGGGCTGA
- a CDS encoding dipeptide ABC transporter ATP-binding protein, whose translation MKKTGTGAAAVPAQAADSPEPLLKVTGLVKHFPITKGLLRRQVGAVKAVDGIDFDVRRGETLGIVGESGCGKSTMGRLITRLLEPTGGKVEFEGKDITHLSVAGMRPLRRDVQMIFQDPYGSLNPRHTVGTIVSAPFKLQGVSPEGGLKAEVQRLLALVGLNPEHYNRYPHEFSGGQRQRIGIARALALKPKLVVADEPVSALDVSIQAQVVNLLDDLQEELGLTYVIIAHDLSVIRHVSDRIAVMYLGKIVELADRKSLYEAPMHPYTTALMSAVPVPDPRRRGAKSGRILLKGDVPSPISPPSGCRFHTRCWKATQVCTTQEPPLVALKTGHQVACHHPENAPDQSPNDPALPGATEAVSTPTV comes from the coding sequence ATGAAGAAGACGGGTACGGGCGCGGCCGCGGTCCCCGCCCAGGCGGCGGACTCCCCGGAGCCGCTGCTGAAGGTGACCGGCCTGGTCAAGCACTTCCCCATCACCAAGGGGCTGCTGCGCCGCCAGGTCGGGGCCGTGAAGGCCGTCGACGGCATCGACTTCGACGTCCGGCGCGGTGAGACCCTCGGCATCGTCGGCGAGTCCGGCTGCGGCAAGTCGACCATGGGCCGGCTGATCACGCGGCTGCTCGAACCGACGGGCGGCAAGGTCGAGTTCGAGGGCAAGGACATCACGCACCTGAGCGTGGCCGGCATGCGCCCGCTGCGCCGCGATGTGCAGATGATCTTCCAGGACCCGTACGGATCGCTGAACCCGCGGCACACGGTCGGCACCATCGTGAGCGCGCCCTTCAAGCTCCAGGGCGTCTCGCCCGAGGGCGGCCTCAAGGCGGAGGTGCAGCGGCTGCTGGCACTGGTCGGCCTCAACCCGGAGCACTACAACCGCTACCCGCACGAGTTCTCCGGCGGTCAGCGCCAGCGCATCGGCATCGCGCGGGCGCTCGCGCTCAAGCCGAAACTGGTCGTCGCGGACGAGCCCGTCTCGGCGCTGGACGTCTCCATCCAGGCCCAGGTGGTCAACCTGCTGGACGACCTCCAGGAGGAGCTCGGCCTCACGTACGTGATCATCGCGCACGACCTGTCGGTCATCCGGCACGTCTCGGACCGGATCGCGGTCATGTACCTCGGCAAGATCGTCGAGCTCGCGGACCGCAAGTCCCTGTACGAGGCGCCCATGCACCCGTACACGACCGCGCTGATGTCGGCCGTGCCGGTGCCGGACCCGAGGCGGCGCGGCGCGAAGAGCGGCCGCATCCTGCTCAAGGGCGACGTCCCTTCGCCGATCTCCCCTCCCTCCGGCTGCCGCTTCCACACGCGGTGCTGGAAGGCGACGCAGGTCTGCACGACGCAGGAGCCGCCGCTGGTCGCGCTGAAGACCGGCCACCAGGTGGCCTGCCACCACCCGGAGAACGCCCCGGACCAGTCCCCGAACGACCCCGCCCTCCCGGGCGCGACGGAAGCCGTCTCCACCCCCACGGTCTGA
- a CDS encoding cysteine hydrolase, with the protein MADLDPATTALLTVECQSGVVGEESALPELAKEARDSGMLDRVAALVEAARGAGVQVLHAVAERRPDGLGANTNARLFRAAGRLPVRQLTGSPAVEVAAPITVAEEDLVVRRLHGLSPMAGTDLDALLRNLGIRTLVVTGVSSNIAIPNTVFDAVNLGYDVVVPSDAIAGVPAACTAEVIRNSLSLVAAITTAEALITQWAPAH; encoded by the coding sequence ATGGCCGATCTCGATCCCGCCACCACCGCACTGCTCACCGTCGAGTGCCAGAGCGGTGTCGTCGGCGAGGAGAGCGCCCTGCCCGAGCTCGCGAAGGAGGCCAGGGACTCCGGAATGCTGGACCGGGTCGCCGCGCTGGTCGAGGCCGCGCGCGGGGCCGGCGTACAGGTGCTGCACGCGGTCGCCGAACGGCGGCCGGACGGGCTCGGGGCCAACACCAACGCGCGGCTGTTCCGCGCCGCCGGGAGACTGCCGGTGCGCCAACTGACCGGCAGCCCGGCCGTCGAGGTCGCCGCCCCCATCACCGTCGCCGAAGAGGACCTGGTGGTGCGCCGGCTGCACGGGCTCTCCCCGATGGCCGGAACCGACCTGGACGCCCTGCTGCGCAACCTCGGCATCCGCACCCTCGTCGTCACCGGCGTCTCCTCGAACATCGCGATCCCGAACACCGTCTTCGACGCCGTGAACCTCGGCTACGACGTCGTGGTCCCCTCCGACGCCATCGCCGGGGTGCCCGCCGCCTGCACCGCCGAGGTGATCCGCAACTCCCTCTCCCTGGTCGCGGCCATCACCACGGCCGAAGCGCTCATTACCCAGTGGGCTCCCGCGCACTGA